Part of the Candidatus Binatia bacterium genome, GAGTAAACTTTCATCTTTGCCAGGCATCGGCGAGTCACCTCCCCAATCCCACGAACTCTCACAAGCGCACCGGCACGCCCCGGTGCGCCAGGTACTCTTTGCATTGGCGAATGGAAAATTCACGATAGTGAAAGATCGAGGCAGCCAGTGCTGCCGAGGCACCTGCCAGCGCCAGCCCTTCGTAAATGTGTTCAAGATTGCCCACTCCGCCGGAAGCCACAACCGGAACAGCCACTGCCTCTACCACGGTGCGGGTAAGCTCGAGGTCGTAGCCGAGCCGAGTTCCGTCACGATCCATGCTGGTCAGGAGGATCTCGCCAGCGCCGCACTCGCTCATGCGCACAGCCCATTCCAGGGCATCCAAGCCGGTCGGTCGCCGGCCACCGTGGGTGTACACCT contains:
- the hisF gene encoding imidazole glycerol phosphate synthase subunit HisF, encoding DPVEIAQRYDEEEADELTFLDITASHERRRILLDVVARTAETVFMPLTVGGGVRELQDVRDLLNAGADKVSINTAAVHNPDFVRAAAERFGSQCIVVAIDAKRIPGSDPPRWEVYTHGGRRPTGLDALEWAVRMSECGAGEILLTSMDRDGTRLGYDLELTRTVVEAVAVPVVASGGVGNLEHIYEGLALAGASAALAASIFHYREFSIRQCKEYLAHRGVPVRL